A genomic region of Paenibacillus sp. PL2-23 contains the following coding sequences:
- a CDS encoding GNAT family N-acetyltransferase, translated as MQFPVITKALSERLEESELDYMTSRVIAIKERDGNPMGAEVKRFGGATAFYVKEMPWGSFNTVKGLGSEDIGYVDDIIRFFREHNRPFQFEIMPAKANGELLGYLSQRGFYQNGFHTTMFGVPALHLPSFSSGITIRELNRDEFALYGQLHCLGTGLNVNGASHVADNNSILFDRPGWRFFIGFVEDQPAGVAVMYINHNVASLTFAATVPELRRRGLQTAFVQERIREAARASCELVVSQCAYASTSQNNMERSGMRVGYTRATWVGK; from the coding sequence TTGCAATTTCCCGTGATAACCAAGGCGTTATCCGAGCGGCTGGAGGAGTCGGAATTGGATTATATGACCTCCAGAGTGATTGCCATCAAAGAACGCGACGGCAATCCGATGGGTGCTGAGGTGAAGAGATTTGGCGGGGCCACCGCCTTTTATGTGAAGGAAATGCCTTGGGGGAGCTTCAATACGGTGAAGGGGCTGGGCTCTGAGGATATCGGCTACGTGGATGACATCATTCGTTTCTTCCGAGAGCATAATAGGCCGTTTCAGTTTGAGATTATGCCCGCCAAGGCCAATGGAGAGCTGCTGGGTTACTTGTCTCAAAGGGGCTTCTATCAAAATGGCTTTCATACCACCATGTTCGGCGTTCCAGCCTTGCACTTGCCATCCTTCTCAAGCGGCATTACGATTCGTGAATTGAATAGGGATGAATTTGCCCTGTACGGACAATTGCATTGTCTAGGAACGGGATTAAACGTAAATGGAGCAAGCCATGTAGCGGATAACAATTCCATATTGTTTGACCGCCCTGGGTGGCGTTTCTTCATTGGCTTCGTAGAGGATCAGCCTGCAGGCGTTGCGGTTATGTATATCAACCATAATGTCGCGTCCTTGACCTTTGCCGCTACTGTTCCGGAGCTTAGGCGACGCGGGCTGCAAACGGCCTTCGTGCAGGAGAGGATACGTGAAGCTGCACGGGCGAGCTGCGAGCTCGTAGTCAGTCAATGTGCTTATGCATCCACCAGCCAAAATAACATGGAGAGATCGGGAATGAGGGTTGGCTACACAAGAGCGACCTGGGTAGGGAAATGA
- the thiD gene encoding bifunctional hydroxymethylpyrimidine kinase/phosphomethylpyrimidine kinase — MLSINKHASRRQVPCALTIAGSDSGGGAGIQADLKTFQELGVFGMSAITAVTAQNTTGVQAVYPLSPEAVTEQIRSIGSDIRVDALKTGMLFSHDIIEAVAASLREFKWTRVIVDPVMVAKGGSVLLQDAALAAFKKELLPLVDFVTPNIPEAERLTGMSIRSDADKRDAARRLADLGIRHVIMKGGHETGHEAIDLLYDGTSFTEFSSKRVCTMHTHGTGCTFSAALTAGLAQGLSAHEAVSQAKAFIQAAIEDGIHIGGGIGPTNHWAYRQSQP, encoded by the coding sequence ATGTTGAGCATAAATAAGCATGCTTCGCGCCGTCAGGTTCCCTGCGCGCTGACGATCGCCGGATCGGACAGCGGCGGCGGCGCCGGCATTCAGGCCGATCTCAAGACGTTCCAGGAGCTCGGCGTATTCGGCATGTCAGCCATTACAGCCGTGACCGCGCAGAATACGACGGGCGTGCAAGCCGTCTATCCGCTTAGTCCCGAAGCCGTAACGGAGCAAATTCGGTCCATCGGCAGCGATATCAGGGTCGACGCGCTGAAGACGGGCATGCTGTTCAGCCATGATATCATCGAAGCCGTAGCCGCTTCCCTAAGAGAGTTCAAGTGGACGCGTGTCATCGTCGACCCCGTTATGGTAGCCAAAGGCGGCTCCGTGCTGCTTCAGGACGCCGCGCTTGCGGCCTTCAAGAAGGAGCTGCTGCCCCTGGTCGACTTCGTCACCCCGAATATTCCTGAAGCCGAGCGGCTGACCGGCATGTCAATAAGGAGCGACGCTGATAAACGCGACGCCGCCAGACGGCTCGCCGACCTCGGCATTCGCCATGTGATTATGAAAGGCGGTCATGAGACCGGCCACGAGGCGATTGACCTGCTGTATGACGGAACCAGCTTCACCGAGTTTTCCTCCAAGCGCGTCTGCACCATGCACACGCATGGAACGGGCTGCACCTTCTCGGCTGCTTTAACAGCGGGACTTGCCCAAGGGCTAAGCGCCCATGAAGCGGTCAGCCAAGCCAAAGCCTTCATTCAGGCAGCGATCGAGGACGGCATTCATATCGGCGGCGGCATCGGCCCAACCAACCACTGGGCTTATCGGCAATCACAGCCCTGA
- the thiO gene encoding glycine oxidase ThiO — protein sequence MSENIIIMGGGVIGLSVAFELQRRGCSTTVLEIARCGGQASGAAAGMLAPYSENVEGPDPFFQLCLDSLRLYLSWIKGIREQSAIPFQYSESGSLYLTYHEADRLALEGRLLWQRQHGSTGTIVDGAALFDMEPLLSRQVKAALYTPEESHLYAPDYVRALEDGCRTLGVAIHDELGGVSVEQWRDGIVLAAKDGRRFEGDRLVVCSGAWAQELAGTFGIPLPIYPIRGQICAYAFDEVNAAHNGQAVRHMLFGNQGYLVAKANGTLVCGASEDVAGFDTTVTERGIERLRGWNKLAVPMLESRVPFHQWAGLRPSTQDGYPFLGELDHTAQVMFAAGHYRNGILLSPITAKLVADRIQNNALPSYYPYFSPRRFAIS from the coding sequence ATGAGCGAGAATATCATCATAATGGGCGGCGGCGTTATCGGATTATCCGTTGCCTTCGAGCTGCAACGCCGAGGCTGTTCAACGACGGTGCTCGAAATCGCGCGCTGCGGCGGCCAGGCATCCGGAGCGGCGGCCGGCATGCTGGCGCCTTATTCAGAGAACGTGGAGGGTCCCGATCCCTTTTTCCAATTATGCTTGGACAGTCTGCGCCTCTATCTCTCGTGGATTAAGGGTATTCGGGAGCAGTCTGCGATACCGTTCCAATATTCGGAATCCGGCAGTCTCTATCTGACCTATCACGAGGCTGACCGGCTTGCGCTGGAGGGCAGGCTGCTATGGCAGCGGCAGCATGGCTCAACGGGGACGATCGTGGATGGCGCCGCTTTATTCGACATGGAGCCTCTGCTGTCCCGTCAGGTGAAGGCGGCGCTGTATACGCCCGAAGAAAGCCACCTCTATGCGCCTGACTATGTCAGAGCGCTGGAGGATGGCTGCCGGACATTAGGCGTCGCCATTCACGATGAGCTGGGAGGAGTGTCGGTAGAGCAGTGGAGGGATGGCATCGTGCTCGCGGCGAAGGATGGCCGACGCTTTGAAGGCGACCGCCTTGTCGTCTGCTCGGGCGCTTGGGCGCAGGAGCTTGCCGGCACCTTCGGCATCCCGCTGCCCATCTATCCTATCCGAGGGCAAATATGCGCTTATGCCTTCGATGAAGTCAACGCTGCTCATAACGGGCAAGCCGTACGCCATATGCTGTTCGGCAATCAAGGCTACTTGGTGGCCAAAGCGAACGGCACGCTTGTATGCGGCGCTTCGGAGGATGTGGCGGGCTTCGATACGACTGTAACGGAACGCGGCATCGAGCGTCTGCGAGGCTGGAACAAGCTCGCCGTCCCGATGCTGGAGTCTCGAGTCCCCTTCCATCAATGGGCGGGACTTAGACCCTCTACGCAGGATGGCTATCCGTTCCTCGGCGAGCTCGACCATACAGCTCAAGTGATGTTCGCGGCGGGCCATTACCGCAATGGCATACTGCTGAGTCCCATTACAGCCAAGCTGGTCGCCGACCGTATTCAGAACAACGCCTTGCCAAGCTATTATCCGTATTTCTCGCCGCGTCGCTTTGCTATATCGTAA
- a CDS encoding thiazole synthase produces the protein MTQPDTWQIGGRELSSRLFLGTGLFPNPYVQQEAIRASGSEVLTFAIRRVNLSATEDDSILQHIEPGQFTFLPNTSGARTADEAVRIARLARASGLSDWVKVEISANERTLLPDPIETLRATEQLVKEGFTVLPYTSDDPILCKRLEEAGAAAVMPGGAPIGTGLGILNPYHIGLIVEEAGVPIIVDAGLGSASDVTQAMELGCAGVLMNTPVAKARDPIGMARAMRLAIEAGRLSYLSGRIAKKKYATASSGYDSLKLT, from the coding sequence ATGACACAACCAGATACATGGCAAATCGGAGGCCGGGAGCTGAGCTCCCGCTTGTTCCTCGGTACCGGCTTGTTCCCCAATCCCTACGTGCAGCAGGAAGCGATCCGGGCGTCAGGCTCGGAGGTGCTGACCTTCGCCATTCGGCGCGTCAACCTCTCTGCGACGGAGGACGACTCCATTCTGCAGCATATCGAGCCGGGGCAATTCACCTTCCTGCCGAATACATCGGGCGCGCGTACAGCTGACGAAGCCGTTCGCATCGCGCGGCTGGCCCGCGCCTCAGGGCTAAGCGACTGGGTGAAGGTCGAGATCAGCGCCAACGAACGGACGCTGCTGCCTGATCCCATCGAGACGCTTCGAGCAACGGAGCAGCTTGTTAAGGAAGGCTTTACCGTGCTGCCCTATACATCCGACGACCCTATTCTGTGCAAGCGGCTTGAAGAAGCGGGGGCTGCGGCAGTCATGCCCGGAGGAGCGCCGATCGGCACTGGCCTCGGCATCCTTAATCCTTATCATATCGGCCTTATCGTGGAAGAGGCCGGCGTACCTATTATCGTCGATGCGGGGCTCGGCTCTGCAAGCGATGTTACCCAAGCGATGGAGCTCGGCTGCGCCGGCGTGCTGATGAATACGCCCGTCGCCAAAGCGCGCGATCCTATCGGTATGGCGAGAGCTATGCGGCTTGCGATTGAAGCCGGCCGTCTATCCTACCTTTCCGGTCGAATCGCCAAGAAAAAATACGCTACGGCGAGCAGTGGATACGATTCCTTAAAGCTGACTTAG
- the thiS gene encoding sulfur carrier protein ThiS produces MNIIINGKTEKLENVRTIEDIVAHYDLLAKPIVVEADGVVLTREQWASTDVREESRVELVHFVGGG; encoded by the coding sequence ATGAACATCATCATCAACGGCAAGACCGAGAAGCTTGAGAACGTTCGAACGATTGAAGATATTGTGGCCCATTACGACCTGCTGGCCAAACCGATTGTCGTCGAGGCCGACGGTGTCGTCCTGACGAGAGAGCAATGGGCATCCACCGATGTCCGCGAGGAGAGCCGGGTTGAGCTGGTTCATTTTGTAGGAGGAGGTTAA
- the thiE gene encoding thiamine phosphate synthase, translating into MKDFQLYAITGEVFHPGRELIDVMEEAIKGGVDIIQLRDKTSGREELLKKAKALRELTRQYQVTFIVNDHIDIALEVDADGVHLGQGDVPLVEARRLVGDKIIGISTHAIEEALLAEQQGADYIGVGPVFPTATKADVVDPVTVAYVREVAERVRIPFVAIGGIKLHNVDEVIAAGATRICAVSEIVGSPDVKGTCEAFLRKLNGGNGTP; encoded by the coding sequence ATGAAGGACTTTCAGCTGTACGCCATTACCGGCGAGGTATTCCATCCTGGACGGGAGTTAATTGACGTGATGGAAGAGGCCATCAAGGGCGGCGTCGACATCATTCAGCTGCGCGACAAAACAAGCGGACGCGAGGAGCTGCTGAAGAAGGCTAAGGCGCTTCGGGAGCTGACTCGCCAATACCAAGTTACTTTTATCGTCAATGATCATATTGATATCGCGCTTGAGGTAGACGCCGACGGCGTTCATCTCGGTCAAGGCGATGTGCCTCTTGTGGAGGCGCGAAGACTGGTCGGCGACAAAATAATCGGCATCTCGACGCATGCGATTGAGGAAGCTCTGCTCGCGGAGCAGCAGGGTGCCGATTATATCGGCGTTGGCCCCGTCTTCCCTACGGCAACAAAGGCGGATGTCGTCGATCCCGTAACGGTGGCCTACGTCCGCGAGGTTGCAGAGCGCGTTCGCATTCCCTTTGTGGCGATTGGCGGCATTAAGCTGCATAATGTGGACGAGGTTATCGCCGCCGGCGCTACCCGAATTTGTGCGGTAAGCGAAATTGTGGGCAGCCCCGATGTCAAGGGCACCTGCGAAGCCTTCCTGCGCAAGCTGAATGGAGGGAATGGGACGCCATGA
- a CDS encoding ThiF family adenylyltransferase, giving the protein MKERYSRQMLFRPIGEEGQLKLQGSSVCIIGMGALGTVLANHMVRAGVGFVRMVDRDYVEASNLQRQLLYDEDDVRQGYPKVIAAQKKLNRINSDVRIDARVMDVTAHTIGPLLEDIDLVLDGTDNFQTRFLLNDACFQRGIPFIYGGAVSSRGMSAVLVPGATPCFRCFVPSGDSSGQTCDMIGVISPIVDIVASFQAVEALKFLVGDHEARRDSLLSIDAWGNRLFEMKLGAPREDCPCCQLKQYPALQTEGDEALALCGRETVQFASKGPLDLSAWEQRLKPVAASLLLNAYLLRAELGDGEKLVLFPDGRVLVQGTDDLTRAKVIYDRYIGS; this is encoded by the coding sequence ATGAAGGAACGGTATTCAAGACAAATGTTATTCCGTCCGATCGGAGAGGAAGGACAGCTGAAGCTCCAGGGCAGCTCGGTATGCATCATCGGCATGGGCGCGCTGGGCACCGTGCTCGCGAATCATATGGTCAGAGCCGGCGTCGGCTTCGTCCGAATGGTCGACCGGGATTACGTGGAAGCCAGCAACCTGCAGCGACAGCTGCTTTATGATGAAGACGACGTTAGACAAGGCTACCCCAAGGTCATTGCCGCTCAAAAAAAACTGAATCGCATCAACTCCGATGTGCGGATCGACGCTCGCGTCATGGATGTGACCGCCCATACCATCGGGCCGCTGCTGGAAGATATAGACCTTGTGCTGGACGGCACGGATAATTTTCAAACCCGTTTCTTGCTGAATGACGCCTGCTTCCAGCGAGGTATACCGTTTATATACGGAGGCGCCGTCAGCAGCCGAGGCATGAGCGCGGTGCTTGTCCCTGGCGCGACGCCATGCTTCCGCTGCTTCGTGCCATCGGGCGACTCCAGCGGGCAAACCTGTGATATGATCGGCGTTATCTCGCCGATTGTCGATATTGTCGCCTCCTTCCAAGCGGTCGAAGCGCTGAAGTTTCTCGTCGGCGACCATGAAGCACGCAGGGACAGCCTGCTCTCCATTGACGCTTGGGGCAACCGCCTGTTCGAGATGAAGCTCGGCGCGCCCCGCGAGGATTGCCCCTGCTGCCAGTTGAAGCAATACCCCGCGCTTCAGACTGAAGGCGATGAAGCCCTCGCATTATGCGGCAGGGAAACGGTGCAGTTCGCGAGCAAAGGCCCTCTCGATCTGTCCGCTTGGGAGCAGCGCTTGAAGCCGGTTGCGGCAAGCTTGCTGTTGAATGCCTATCTGCTCCGCGCGGAGCTGGGGGACGGGGAGAAGCTTGTTCTCTTCCCTGACGGCCGGGTGCTGGTGCAGGGAACCGACGATTTGACCCGGGCCAAGGTCATCTATGACCGTTATATCGGCAGTTGA
- a CDS encoding ABC transporter substrate-binding protein, producing the protein MKFNKHPLSFLRTTLSLAVAGALLLTGCSAGSNKQEAGELQELTLLLDWYPNAVHTFLYAAEEQGYFEEAGLKVNLQTPAGTNDAVKLVATGKADLALSYQMQVAISRSEDIPVVSLAAFVRHPLSHVLALKSSGIQSPKELTSARVGFPSIPLNEAIVSTMVKADGGDASSLGLQDIGWDLIPAMTTNKVDAIVGGYINHEKLLLEKEGVELVSFDPTQYGVPSYYELVLIASEDGAEEKQELYRKFLDAAAKGQQYTAEHPEEALGVLLDQQKTEYPLDADIEKLSLDMLLPLMDAGDEPFGSQSLETWQSVVEWLQEHGQLKQEVDPEQAFRNL; encoded by the coding sequence ATGAAATTCAACAAGCATCCATTATCGTTCCTTCGCACCACTCTGTCGCTGGCCGTCGCAGGCGCGCTGCTGCTCACAGGCTGCTCGGCAGGCTCCAACAAACAAGAGGCCGGCGAGCTTCAGGAGCTGACGCTTCTGCTGGACTGGTACCCCAATGCCGTACACACCTTCCTGTACGCCGCTGAAGAGCAAGGGTACTTCGAGGAGGCCGGGCTGAAGGTCAATCTGCAGACGCCGGCAGGCACCAACGATGCCGTTAAGCTCGTCGCCACAGGCAAAGCGGATCTGGCGCTCAGCTATCAGATGCAGGTTGCGATTTCCCGCTCGGAGGATATCCCGGTCGTATCGCTTGCCGCATTCGTTCGGCATCCGCTTAGCCATGTCCTCGCGCTGAAGTCCAGCGGCATTCAAAGTCCGAAGGAGCTGACCAGCGCGCGAGTCGGTTTTCCCTCCATCCCGCTGAACGAAGCCATTGTAAGCACAATGGTGAAGGCCGACGGCGGAGACGCCTCCTCTCTAGGCCTGCAGGATATTGGATGGGACCTTATCCCGGCTATGACGACCAACAAGGTAGACGCCATCGTTGGCGGCTACATTAATCACGAGAAGCTGCTGCTGGAGAAGGAAGGCGTCGAGCTCGTTTCCTTTGACCCCACACAATACGGCGTGCCAAGCTACTACGAGCTGGTGCTGATCGCAAGCGAGGACGGCGCGGAGGAGAAGCAGGAGCTGTACCGCAAATTCCTGGATGCCGCAGCCAAAGGCCAGCAGTATACAGCGGAGCATCCGGAGGAAGCGCTGGGAGTACTGCTCGATCAGCAAAAAACCGAATACCCGCTCGACGCCGACATCGAGAAGCTGAGCCTAGACATGCTGCTGCCGCTTATGGATGCGGGCGATGAGCCGTTCGGCTCCCAGTCGCTGGAGACCTGGCAGTCGGTTGTGGAATGGCTGCAGGAGCACGGTCAGCTGAAGCAAGAGGTAGACCCGGAGCAAGCGTTCCGGAACTTGTAG
- a CDS encoding ABC transporter permease, with the protein MMMKKLLPAARANGPLLLFAALLAGLWELGPPLAGIPHYVIPRLSDVLAAIWEDRQPLLRHFFVTLWEAVLGLGLSTLLGLLTAIWIDRSRLAERTLYPLIVASQTIPIVALSPIMVMWFGYELGSKVAVVILFTYFPIAVNTAAGFRRADADTGDLLRTMGATAGQLFLKWKLPSAMPGFFTGLKLGAAISVGGATLGEWLGGQAGIGMYTKRASHMLAGDAVFGGVLLLSLMGIGLFAAVLAIERLLLGHRRA; encoded by the coding sequence ATGATGATGAAGAAGCTGCTTCCGGCGGCTCGCGCGAATGGACCGCTTCTGCTGTTCGCCGCGCTGCTTGCCGGCTTGTGGGAGCTTGGCCCTCCGCTGGCAGGCATCCCGCATTATGTGATACCTAGACTGTCCGATGTGCTCGCCGCCATCTGGGAGGATCGTCAGCCGCTGCTGCGACACTTCTTCGTTACCTTGTGGGAGGCGGTGCTTGGCCTCGGCCTTTCCACCTTGCTGGGGCTGCTGACGGCCATCTGGATCGATCGGTCCCGTCTGGCCGAGCGCACGCTCTATCCGCTAATCGTCGCTTCCCAGACGATTCCGATTGTTGCGTTGTCACCGATCATGGTGATGTGGTTCGGCTATGAGCTTGGCAGCAAGGTAGCTGTCGTTATCCTGTTCACCTACTTCCCGATTGCGGTGAACACTGCGGCTGGCTTCCGCCGCGCCGATGCAGACACTGGCGATCTGCTTCGGACGATGGGCGCGACTGCAGGACAGCTGTTCCTGAAGTGGAAGCTCCCCTCCGCCATGCCCGGCTTCTTCACGGGCCTGAAGCTTGGGGCCGCGATCAGCGTAGGCGGAGCGACGCTGGGTGAATGGCTTGGCGGCCAGGCGGGAATCGGCATGTATACCAAGCGAGCCTCCCATATGCTGGCCGGCGATGCCGTATTCGGGGGCGTGCTGCTGCTTTCCTTGATGGGCATCGGATTGTTTGCGGCTGTGTTGGCAATCGAACGGCTGCTGCTCGGCCATCGCCGCGCTTAA
- a CDS encoding ABC transporter ATP-binding protein codes for MSHNGLAPWKKPAALAVNGLVFRYPGDERPLFEGLSFELQEREFVSLLAASGLGKTTLFRLISGLLPAEQGSIGFGAERLDIAEAVRQGRIGYMPQRDGLMPWRTVLDNAAIGLELRGVARREARRKVLELLPGMGLGGTERKYPHELSGGMRQRVSFLRSLLGGGELLLLDEPFGALDAMTRSSMQEWLLQTWEQHRKTVLFITHDVDEALLLSDRVLVASHAPVVSFRELHVPLPRPRHSSLVLDPAFIELKRQLLHLYEQRDPLSPPAKEAVTR; via the coding sequence GTGAGCCACAACGGCCTAGCGCCATGGAAGAAACCTGCCGCGTTAGCCGTGAACGGCCTCGTCTTCCGTTACCCCGGTGATGAGCGGCCGCTGTTCGAGGGATTAAGCTTCGAGCTTCAGGAGAGAGAGTTCGTCAGCCTGCTGGCTGCGAGCGGTCTGGGCAAAACAACGCTGTTCCGTCTCATCTCCGGTCTCCTCCCTGCCGAGCAAGGCTCCATTGGCTTCGGCGCAGAGAGGTTGGACATCGCCGAAGCGGTCAGGCAAGGGAGAATCGGCTACATGCCGCAGCGTGACGGACTGATGCCCTGGCGTACCGTACTGGATAACGCTGCGATCGGACTTGAGCTCAGAGGCGTGGCGCGCCGAGAAGCGCGGCGCAAGGTGCTGGAGCTGCTGCCGGGCATGGGACTTGGCGGGACGGAACGCAAATATCCGCATGAGTTGTCCGGGGGCATGCGCCAGCGCGTATCGTTCCTCCGCTCCCTGCTGGGAGGGGGCGAGCTGCTGCTGCTGGACGAACCGTTTGGTGCGCTGGATGCCATGACGCGCTCCTCCATGCAGGAGTGGCTCTTGCAAACCTGGGAGCAGCATCGCAAGACGGTCTTATTTATTACTCATGATGTGGATGAAGCGCTGCTGCTGTCGGATCGGGTGCTCGTCGCCTCACATGCGCCGGTGGTTTCCTTCCGCGAGCTTCACGTTCCGCTGCCGCGCCCTCGTCATTCATCGCTGGTGCTGGACCCGGCCTTCATCGAGCTCAAGCGGCAGCTGCTTCACTTGTATGAGCAGCGGGATCCGCTTAGCCCGCCCGCCAAGGAGGCGGTGACGCGATGA
- the tenA gene encoding thiaminase II has protein sequence MTLFSERLYQASKPIWDRSHAHPFLTELRNGSLSADRFIYYLKQDYVYLIDYAKLFALASVKSPDLETMHKFAELYHSTLHVEMELHRQYAERFGVTREELEGTKAAPTTITYTKYMLDVAASGSLAQVLAALLPCMWSYREIGVALAAIPEALEHPLFREWILMYSSEEFGQLTDWCIGQMNKLADGLPERELALLEEHFLTTSRLEYLFWDMAYRLEEWPV, from the coding sequence ATGACCTTATTCAGCGAGCGGCTCTATCAAGCCAGCAAGCCGATCTGGGATCGCAGCCACGCGCACCCGTTCCTGACCGAGCTTAGGAATGGTTCGTTAAGCGCTGACCGATTCATCTATTACTTGAAGCAAGATTACGTATACCTCATTGACTATGCCAAGCTGTTCGCGCTTGCAAGCGTCAAATCCCCTGATTTGGAGACGATGCACAAATTCGCGGAGCTGTACCATTCCACTCTGCATGTCGAGATGGAGCTTCACCGCCAATACGCCGAGCGGTTCGGAGTCACCAGGGAGGAGCTGGAGGGGACCAAGGCTGCGCCGACAACCATCACCTACACCAAATACATGCTGGATGTGGCTGCGAGCGGCTCGCTTGCCCAGGTTTTGGCCGCTCTGCTGCCCTGCATGTGGAGCTATCGCGAGATTGGCGTCGCGCTGGCGGCCATTCCAGAAGCGCTGGAGCATCCGCTGTTCCGGGAATGGATTCTGATGTACAGCTCGGAGGAGTTCGGACAGCTGACCGACTGGTGCATCGGACAGATGAACAAGCTGGCCGACGGTCTGCCTGAGCGTGAGCTGGCGCTGCTGGAGGAGCATTTCCTGACGACCTCCCGGCTGGAATATCTGTTCTGGGATATGGCATACCGGCTTGAGGAGTGGCCGGTGTGA
- a CDS encoding acetylornithine deacetylase: MQQQASQQLIQQLQALAESRQDELFALLERLVAFPTVSPPARNTAEAQQYVESQLAACGFETSLWEVYPGDPNVTAVKCGSHSAQYNSLLLNGHIDVAEVGDPSGWKRDPFTLSLEDGRLYGRGVSDMKGGLAALLFVLGLLREQEVELRGDLLFQSVIGEEAGEAGTRACMERGCEADFAIVADTSSLAIQGQGGVITGWITIQSPETFHDGMRAKLIHAGGGVQGASAIEKMMKLINGLQELERHWAVTKSYPGFPAGSNTINPAVIEGGRHAAFIADRCALWITVHFYPDEDFEEVTQEIEDHLLRVADGDPWLRSHPPSFRWGGRSMLEERGEIFPSLALDRHAAGLQGLARSHEALVGAAPEIGMSPTVTDAGWIARAGIPTVIYGPGELRQAHAVNESASMEELVRYAQVMLAFIVEWCNTPKPSSPQPSYSQERMGLS; this comes from the coding sequence ATGCAGCAACAAGCTTCGCAGCAGCTCATTCAACAACTGCAGGCGCTCGCCGAATCCCGTCAAGACGAATTATTCGCCTTGCTGGAGCGGCTGGTCGCCTTCCCCACAGTAAGTCCACCCGCCCGCAACACCGCGGAGGCTCAGCAATATGTAGAGTCCCAGCTCGCGGCATGCGGGTTCGAAACCTCACTCTGGGAGGTCTATCCCGGCGATCCTAATGTAACGGCTGTCAAGTGCGGCTCCCACAGCGCCCAATACAACAGCCTGCTGCTTAACGGCCATATTGACGTTGCCGAGGTCGGCGATCCCTCCGGTTGGAAGCGTGATCCCTTCACGCTGTCTCTGGAGGATGGCCGCCTATACGGCAGAGGCGTATCCGATATGAAGGGCGGACTTGCCGCTCTCTTATTCGTTCTTGGACTGCTGCGGGAGCAAGAGGTCGAGCTCCGTGGAGACCTGCTCTTCCAGTCCGTTATTGGTGAGGAAGCCGGCGAAGCCGGCACTCGGGCTTGCATGGAAAGAGGCTGTGAGGCCGACTTCGCGATTGTGGCCGACACAAGCTCCCTTGCGATTCAGGGGCAGGGCGGCGTTATTACCGGCTGGATTACGATTCAAAGCCCGGAGACGTTCCACGACGGCATGCGCGCCAAGCTCATCCATGCAGGCGGCGGCGTCCAGGGAGCCAGCGCCATCGAGAAGATGATGAAGCTTATTAACGGACTGCAGGAGCTGGAGAGGCATTGGGCCGTGACAAAGTCTTACCCCGGCTTCCCAGCAGGCTCCAACACGATTAACCCCGCCGTCATTGAAGGGGGACGGCATGCCGCCTTTATCGCGGATCGCTGCGCGTTATGGATCACGGTTCACTTCTACCCCGATGAGGATTTCGAAGAGGTTACCCAAGAGATTGAGGACCATCTGCTGCGAGTAGCAGATGGAGACCCATGGCTCCGCAGCCATCCGCCAAGCTTCCGTTGGGGCGGACGCTCCATGCTGGAGGAACGCGGCGAGATATTCCCGTCGCTCGCGCTGGACCGTCATGCGGCAGGCTTGCAGGGGCTCGCCCGCAGCCATGAGGCGCTGGTCGGCGCCGCCCCGGAGATCGGCATGAGCCCTACCGTCACCGATGCCGGATGGATCGCCCGAGCGGGCATTCCAACCGTCATCTACGGTCCCGGCGAGCTGCGCCAAGCCCATGCCGTTAATGAAAGCGCAAGTATGGAGGAGCTTGTCCGGTACGCGCAAGTGATGCTGGCTTTTATTGTGGAGTGGTGTAATACGCCGAAGCCGTCCTCGCCTCAACCAAGCTACTCACAAGAAAGGATGGGATTGTCATGA
- a CDS encoding metalloregulator ArsR/SmtB family transcription factor — protein sequence MIGLVGWVMTITENGTRSAACDDPCGGTEADIGSVKDKLVDDHTAVELADLFKALGDPTRIRILHALLQSELCVHDLTEVLEMGQSAISHQLRLLRNMRIVKRRKVGKTVYYSLDDDHVEQLIVLTLQHLRHE from the coding sequence ATGATAGGTTTGGTGGGATGGGTCATGACGATTACGGAGAACGGCACGCGGTCAGCGGCTTGTGATGATCCGTGCGGCGGTACGGAAGCGGATATTGGCAGCGTAAAGGACAAGCTGGTGGACGACCATACAGCCGTGGAGCTTGCGGATCTGTTCAAGGCGCTGGGAGACCCCACGCGCATACGGATTCTGCACGCCCTGCTGCAGTCGGAGCTGTGCGTGCATGATCTGACCGAGGTGCTGGAGATGGGGCAGTCGGCGATCTCCCACCAGCTGAGGCTGCTTCGCAACATGAGAATCGTGAAACGGCGCAAGGTCGGCAAAACCGTCTATTATTCACTGGACGACGACCACGTCGAGCAGCTTATCGTCCTCACGCTTCAGCACCTGAGACATGAATAA